In Erigeron canadensis isolate Cc75 chromosome 8, C_canadensis_v1, whole genome shotgun sequence, the DNA window TAGTGGATATTCTTCGAATCATAAAAATGTCCATACAACTGGAGTTCTAGTTAATTACAAAGATTCCCACACCATTCTTACCAATTACTATGGAACCGCAAAAACATCATATCTAATCTAAAAATTAATGTGATTATTTGAAAGACTAATTATCCCAGAAGTCAAGAAACATTTTTAGATAAAAGGACTAATTTAACATTGTATCTCAATAGTTTGACATTATAAAAAGTCAATTGTTAAGTTCAACCTTTTACTTTTGTATGATATAGACCATATATAATTCTTGCTTAGAATTaataaccttaaaaaaaaaaaaaaattcccttCCAGGTATAATATTcgaaatatatatagtactgATACTCAACCGGTGTCTATCAAGTATTAAGAGACCCTTGGGGTTGACTGCAGAAAGTCAAACTGTTGAGTTTCTTATTACATTGTTGAGTATAATTGAGATGTGTGGTACTCGATCTAATTTACTGCATTTAGGCTACAACACATTCTAttacataaaatcaaattagaAGCTAAAAAAAGTGATATGATGTAGTGTATGGTTTCTAAATATCTTCATTGAAATATTGTGACGGAGCCACTTGGAAATGACAAGCTTctacaaattttaaaagtagAAGTTTAATTTACAGCGGAATTACTATCCTATCACGCGCAGAGTAGAATCACAAGAAAACCAAAGATTTTTCTGTCAACTCTACAAgcaatttttgaaagttaagtATTTTATTTCCTGATATGTATGGTGTTTGATGATCAAGTGGATATCCCTAAATTTGGAATCTTTTAGTTGTTCTAAACCACTTTCAAACACCCACATGAAACTCCTAGAAagtcatttttttcaaattgaAGCTCGATCTTAAGGCTCAATTTAGAGCAACCCCTTAATTGACCAAGGTTGTAGCCATTAGCATGATGTGAAACTAAATATATAGGAGGTCACAAGTTGGGTATGGATTTGTGCAAGAAGTTGATACATTTGAATTCAGAAAAATGCGTTAGTGCCTCAGGTCAATCACTCAAAACAGTTAGAAAATCAAGCTATTACGGttctaaaatcaaaatttgaagCAGCCCAAAAGCTCGTTGTTACATTAGTAACAGTTAATTAGTCTTGAAATgcaaagaaaaagattaaatcatcAAGTTCAGATCGGCATGATCATTGCTAATTAATGAAGAAATGATGAGTAATGGTTTGAACTTTTGCTAGCTGTTGTGATTTTTTGGAAAATTTATGTGATTTCTGGTACGTACGTAATTAATTTCATGGGTTTTCAATGTTGTTTTTAGGGAACTAGCTAGCAATCTCGTTGATAGTTAGGTTCAATCTGAGAAGATTAATTAGTGGATGAATATACTATTTAGAGCATTAGATTTGGCATCAAACAGCTAAACATACGACAGtcgaggtttttttttttatcacatgtACACTCAGCTCAAATGCCTCCATGACGAGATCACCAACCACAAGACGTACAAGTTCATTTTTGTTTACAACAAGAAAGATTGAACACGAGGTGCAGTTTGACCCAAGAAAATAAATTCTTGTTCACAGAGGACTATGCACCACTGCGCGCTAATTAGGAGTTACAAAGGTGAGAAATATAATTTATGACCCTGCTATCAATTAAAGGTGGCAATATGAACGCGTTACAGTGGTTTTATACTCGAGACGCATGATGTATTGGATGCAATATATAGTAGTTATGGTACATTTTAAGTGTTTAATTTGGAGACGGAACACATCAACGACTAATATCATCAACTAATCAAATACCCCTTATTTTCAATGTCAAATTCCGAGATAGTTCTGACGGGTATACTCTTTCTTACAAGTGTTTCTTATATGTGTAGCCGGCATAGTACTAAAGACTCTAAGTTAGTCACTAATCGTTAGCTTGCATACTTATCCACAAAAGTCTAAATAAGACTTTTGATTTAGTGAAATTTAAACAACTAGTCATATTAAACCATTAATTTCACATGTAGTGCTCGTTAAACTGGCTGTCATACGGGTTAACAACTTAACACAACAACAATTAGGTGAACAAAACAATGACAACAAGGTGAACAAAATGTTTAAATATCATAATCCACAAAAGCTATTCATATGCCAACGTAGGGtggtttgaaataaatttaccACTAGCTATGTACTTTTGCTTACCAAAGATGGGGATATATGTTGAATTGAACAAGTCAACCAGGAGGGGCAATTGCAGAGTAACCATAACTGCAATAGGCATACAAGTTAACCCACCAATAGGTGCCAACATCCATGGTCTTTGATCACAAAAGACTAGAAACAAGATTGCACTAAACGCTACCATCATGGAAGCTGTAGAGATGAATAGCGCGGAAAGACCAATAATCAACCGTCTCGGTAAACTGACCAGGAAATCTATTTCAGCGAAACGTGTAGTGAGGATTGATAAGAACACCAACAGTGCACTAGCAGCTGAAAATAGCGATATTGCATCGCTTATTGCAAAGACAATGAAGGCGATTTCTTTTTTATACAAAGGGGTGCCCCTTTCTTGATCGTTTCCACCAGGTACAGTAATAGCTGCTGCAAATACGATTGTTACAATTAATGCAGCAGTAATGCTACATGCTTCTGAAGTTGTTTTCATCCACTGTTCCCCttccttcaccagatgctcGTGCTCCTTTGTAAACACCATACTTGGTGTCTCCATTTTGGCGTTCTTCTTCACAAGATCTCCGGGTAACATGAGCTTCTCCACTTCCTGTGGAAACTGACTTGGTTCTTTATGAAACTCATGAGAAAAATAGCATGACAAATACCTTTCTTATTATTGATGTACCTCAAACCATTGAAGCTCTCGTTGTAGTTGCAATGCTGCACCTGTAGCACGACTAAGTATATGTGGAGGTGCCAACCTTCCGGCCAGGTGTAAGATGTTGTTCTCAGAGGAATCTTCAAGTTCTCTATAGCGGTCTTTTCTAAAGTTCAAGTGATAAATAAGGTTGTAGATTTTGTCTGAACGATTTGTTATTGCTAATTCAATAAAAGTACGATCCTCTTCCCTCGAATCATTTATCAACTTTGATGACCTAGACAGAATCTCATCAACAACCTCATAAGCACCTTGACGTACTGCCTCCAGAAAAGGTTTGACGTAACATGGATTTTTATCATCAAAAGGACCTAAATTATCGATATGATTACATATTATATTCACAAGTTCTTTAGCTTCTTCATATatctttcttctcttctctATACGCCTCATCATTGGCATCCCTGAGATTTTGACAACTAGATTAAAACACAAGCATGAATATTTGGTGAAAATTAGAGGTACGTACACAAAGGTCTCACccaatatatatgaaagttaaaTTAGATATGCATATGTCTGTAAACATGAAAGTTTGATTTGTATCATTTTCAATAACACACCTCAAAAAGTATATTCACATTTAATGGCTTAGTCCTTTGCTAAatattgttatacatatataagttagATTCTTCTTAAGCTAAAGAATAGGCTTTCCGGAAGTGGGACGATTTGAGTCATGTGGCGCGATGTCACATTTCAAGAAAATGTGGTATCTTGGTTGGTTGTATCactatattttttaaagataaaaacttaacaataacgaataaaacaaattaaggtattagttttgtttttctaactttaataacaattaaaacATCCAAAAATACTAAATCAAATTCACtactttaatattataataattttagttTTACATTCTGAAATATAAATGGAAAAGAATGGATATTCTATATTAATAACTCAGGGCGTTGGGATCGAATTTTGTATTGACCTCGGGCATTTACCTCTTTAGCATAAAATAGGCTCCTTTAGGGGTACCAGCGGTGTAAGGGGTCTCAAACCCTGAGCATACTGCCTgtttggatgtcactgctcAGCTCGATGAAATGACCTTCCTAtccgccgttcaaaaaaaagaattttactTAAAATgggagagagagagggggaCTCTGGTGAACCCACTTCACCGACCGGCACCGAACGACTTTGAAGAAAAAAGGGGGAGGTTTTAGAAGAAGTTTGCCGAAGAGAGAGTGATGATAAAGCATTCATGGGCCCATTAACGGTCAAAATATGCCCCATGTGACAAtggaagaaaatatatatagtctatATTGGGATATGTATCTACAGTCACACgcacatttttctttttattttttttaaatatttttatttgttattaactACAGTTCAATATCTGTagtttgttaatatataaaatttgaaactaATTGCCTTTATGTATAAGGTGCCTATGAAAGCGGTCTCTTTACCTTTAGGTAAAAGCAAGATtttctacagcttacctcccatGTAACCCACGTTAGCAGAGATTaggtattattattgttgttgttgttgtttattattaattatatttttacttatatataagttttaattttaatatagtttttgattttatgtattaaaaataaatgaaataaaatagatGATGTGGAAATTGGGAAAGTTTGGTAAAAGTGATGCCACCATAGGTAAACTTTGGTGTAAAATGAGGTGGAATGTTTTTATTGGATGATAGTGATGTGAAACCTTGGTAAGTAAAAGAGTGGTGAAACCACTCCCTCGCCCTTAAAGAGGTTTAAATTAGGGGCGTAAAAAATAACgggaaaaccgaaaaaccggcCCGAACCGAGTGATCCGTAACCGAAAAAATTGAAACCTGAAGAAACCAAAAAACCGGTGTATAGCGGTTGGGTTACggcttttaatttttattaccCGCGGTTAACGGAACCGAATTTTGGTATATGTCTACATatgatcatatatgtatatagacaCACATATGTATTACCAGAATACGtcatttacatatttatttagttaatttgCTACATTTGTTGTCTAAAGTTATGATAGTTATACTTACTTTCTTTCGCAATCGATGATTAACTTCAAATATTCGAAATAGTAACTTATTTATGTATACATCTTTTCAAGAAAATATGTTAACTTTGTCTAAAATATTATAactaaaaacttgaactttATATTAGCATGATTTTTATAAATGGTTAATCAAAAACCGAGGCTTTAAAAAGGCCTAAAACTTAAAAAGccttaaaaagaatttaaattttataataaaataatacttgtaAAAGCTAGGCTTAGATTAAGATTTAGCCGGGCCACACTTATTCAGGCTTTCAAAAGGCCTAAAACTTTGTCTAGCCCCAAACCCCCAATAAAAGCCTAGGCCTGTTTCGGTCCAGGCTTGGTGCACTTGAGTGAAAATTATCTTCAAGACTAGGTTAATTTAATTGGTAAGCTCTGACGTACCTGCAAGTGCTAAAACCGTCCACGAGAGGAAATACAACATAATGAAGGGATAAAGAATCAGTAGAATGAGGAGATGAATCAACTCATATAGTGGATAAAGTACAGCTACCGGGACTACTGCAATATTACAGAGAACGTTAATTAATTAGATGCTAATATCATATcgtcttgaatttttttttttggaatacaAAACGGCTTGCAAAACTAGGGAGTCAATGAGATTATTTGTAAAACTAGTAATCCCAAGTTTCCCACGGACATTTTAAAACTAGGTATTCCCAAACTCGGGTTGTAAGCGGTCCTCTAAAACTGCCACTCGGGAGATAGACACACATGGATTAAAGGCTGAGTTCATGAAACTCGGGTCAGCTTTTACCCACAAGTACAAATCTTTTCATTTTGAAAGTTGATCCAATCTATTTTTTCGTAGAGAGTCTGTTCTCtttcttgatttttctttttaaaatatgaGGAGGCTGGCCATCTCCCGAGTTTCCCAAGCTTAACAACATTCCATAATCTGGTTTGTTAATCCCGGATTTACTACTTTCATAAATCACTTATTTGACGCTCCTAGTTTTGCCATTTTTTTGGATAGAAATTACTATTCTATTGTAGAAATTGCTTTTCAGTAACTCACCAAGTAATATCAAAATAGTTTCTTGCAACAACCACATGGCCTCCTTCAAGCTTCTCGTTGCCCATAAAACATGGTCAGCCCATGCGTACAGAACTCTAGGTGCTTTAAAAAGCGAAGAACTCCTCTTTATAATTCTAAGATGAAAATTGTTTAAAGCTCCAAGATATATATGGAGTACATGCATGTTAGTAACACCATCAGCtagtggatatatatatatatatatatacagaggcGGTACTAGAAAAAATTTTTAGAGGGggcaaaataataaaaatcaccTAAAAGgggtaaaatgttaaaaacctataggaaaattttaaaaatttatgaaaaattaaaaaatacatgacaaaatttaaattttggaaGGGGGCATTAGCCCCTCTTGCCCCCCATTTAGGTATGCCcctgtgtgtatatatatatatagtaggatAGTGATCAAAAGAGAAGGTACCTTAAGAAGAGAGGCAAAGGTccgtttttgatttttttttttttagcttgttttttttcccacttttatcattctctctttaattaacgaataccaaaaaaattgttaaaaaaatattctttttcaaaAGACGTAGCCCGCAATTAAGCTATATGTGAAGTCTCTCAGTCTACGGCGTATCCATGatggctaagggcggagcctgtTAGGTAGATAACCCAATCACCGATTAcattttatgacctatcactcccaccagctaccctttattAATATCATCAAAGGGGAAGCCCGTAttgtattattatatgtatagttTACTAACTTGGATTAGagatttattttttagatttttttataatttttttaatggaatgagtgaatttaaaaaaatgaaaaaagtgaaaataatcaaaaatattgaaaaaacaagctaaaaagaaaaaaaatttaaaagcgAACCTTATTTCCTTGGATCTCTACCCTACAAGAGTATAGGACGGACGTAGTATATATTACTAGATAGGTACGTAGGTACATAACATACATGGACATATCAATGATTCTCCAAAGGAAAGGTCACTGGGAAAGGTTCTAGCCATAGCCATCAACAGCCGATCATCTCGTACAGCCACTCGAGGAAATGTGTTGACCAATCTCCATGCTATATCTGCAAGAGTTTgaccaaaaaaaagaaaaatatatactcgtaaaaAAGAGTCTAATAATCCTTAAAACCCAAACCGGCCGGATTCAAGTCGGTAAGGTTATTGGTGTTCGGGTATAGTATCAACTACTGATCACTCACCGTATTGTTTTTTGGAAATAGCTTCTTCGAGAATATCAAAATCAATATGTTCACGAATTCTGAATTCAATACGATTGATCTGACGAGCAGGTTCTTTGCCTTGCTTATCATCATTAAAAGCTTCCCACAAATATAAAAAGGTATCGAGGTTATTGACTTCATAAACATTCTCTAATGGTGTCCGCCCGAGAAAGTTCACACAGAATGataaacttttacattttttaaccaaGAGTTGGGCAGCACGTTTGTTGTTGAAGATTCCGGCCACGTGTAGGGCAGTACGCCCATGATCGTCTTTTACGTTGATGATTATACTTTCATCACCTATGAAGTCAAGCAACCTTTCAAGAAAATTATTGTGGCCTTCTATCACAGCTATGTGGAGCAATGGAACTCCTTTATTATTAGAAATTGCTTCTGTGACAGCATCTTTGTTCATGCTTTTTAGCATGAGTTTTGCTTCCAACCATCGCCCATCAACAGCCGCTTTGACCAACTTATCGTTGCGGATGGTGGCGTTGTCTGGTGGTGGTGTCTCATCTGTTTCAGTGATGGTGGTTACATCCACTCTTCCCACCGGGAAAACCACATCCACCCGCTTCTTAAGATCCTTCCAGCTTGCAGCATATACACCTGGAACAAACTAGCAATAATATATAAAGCAATCAAAACTTCCTTTACTTAAAGAGAATTGGTATTGTTATCACTCTgtcttattaatttatcattactgtATAGTAAACATTTGTAAAGTATCATACAATATTAATTTATACACAGTGATAATTAAAGGTATCGCCATTATTTAGAGGATCTCTAGCCGCTAGAGAtcaatatacaaaaaatacaatCTAAAATACACAAAATAACATATCTGGATGTATCCCGGAAATCCAACAACTAAGATtgcaaaatgtttaaaaaaaaacttgtgccAATTACAGAATGAAGTGTTAAAACCAAGGGGCAGACAGTCTTGTCTCTACCcagaggtagagagactgcttccaaaaAACCTTACGGCCAAAAGTGTTAAAACCAAGGGGGTGGAAAGATTGTAGTAACCATATGTGTCTGTCGGGTATCACGTGGCTACATTAAGAGTAAGGAAGAATAACAAACATGCGACCTAACATACTTTAGTACAAGTTCAACAATACATATACAATGAAAACCACATTGAACAtattaaaacaacataaaagcataaatacataataacaTAGTCTCCTATGTGGTATGAAACAaccatgcatacatacatataaataagaattAACTAAGAATTTCTCGGGCCTAATGGGCCCAAGAAAAAGAACAAGTGCTAATCTCTACGACACAAAGTAACTTAGGATGCCTATCTAAACTAATCCTAGCTCTCTCACTTATATCTCAAATTCCGCTAAACTCATCCTAGTCCTCAAAAGTATTTTCTCATTgttcatgtcctccgacaggtgcaatgaaaatgataattcttaaataaaaaaatgtgataatttACCGTCTGCAAGATCTTCTTCTGGTTCGGGATCTTGTAAGCGTTCTAGTGCTTTCCAAAGAGACCAGGGGCTATGCCATCTTACCTTCTGCTGCATATCTTGATTTAGCGAACGAAGAATCCAACCTTCGACAAGTCCTTCGTATTGTTTCTTGATGTTAGGGCTCTTAATCTCCGGGGGATGATCAACTGTATCATCAACAAAGCCACGCAAGTTCTCACTATCTAGGAGACAGAGCATCTGTTTCCTCCAGGTAGCATAGTTGCTTTCAGTCAAAATACTCACTGAAACGAAGTTGGAGACGTTAACATTTGATGCATACAGATACCTCCACTCTTCTTCGTTCATTATTGGCtgataattaaaaacattactTGGTCTGGTTGAGGTACCAGCTGTTGGAGCTTCTTGGGGATGACATATTGTTTCTAGTGCTGACCAAACATATCGGGGGCCTTGATCAATGTACACGAAAACCTTGAGCATATGTTCATTTAGCGAACCATAAATCCAACCTTCGACTAGACTTTTGTATTGTTGCATGATGTCAGAGCTCTTAACCTCTGGTAGTTTATATCTGGCATCAACGAAGCCAAGCAAGTTCTGGCTACGTAGGAGGCAAATCATCTGTTTTCTCCAGACAGTATGGTTGCTTTTATCCAAAAGCTTCACCGACACAAAGTTTGAAACGTTCACATTTGATACATACAGATACCTCAACTCCTCTCCGGTTATTATTGGCTCATCACCAGAAACATGATGATCACCCGCTGTTGGAGCTTGACATGTCATTTCTAGGGCGGACCAAATCTCTTGGGGTCCTCCACTGTTGATTACACACTTGAGCATATCTTCATTTAGCGAGCGGAAAATCCAACCTTTGACAAGACTTTTGTATTGTTCCATGATTGTAGAGCTCTTATTAACCTCTGGTAGTTTAAACTTGGCATCAACCAAGCCACGCATTTTCTGACTATCTAGGAGGCAAATCATCTGTTCCTTCCAGAGATTATAGTTGCTTTCATCCAAAAGCTTCACCGACACAAAATTTGAGACTTTAACATTTGATACATACAAATACCTCAACTCTTCTTCCTTTATTATTACTGGCTGCTGCTCAGAGCCCGCTTTGGGTGAGGAACTACTTGACATACTATATCAACCACGACAATCTCACTCGAGTTATTTTATATCCTGTAGCAGAagatgtatacatatatagtaaTTCAGCATTTTTAATTTCACAAGTTGATTTTTTCtagtattatacatatatagctCTCATGGATCGACTCGCTGTAGGTGGGAGCCAGAAACGAAAATTTCGCACCTTCCCCATTTAGATGCCACAAATTCATTAATATAATACGGATTATAATATAATCAGGAGACTTCGCCCTCCCcacatatataaagtaataacaTAATACTACAATAATTCATACACATAATCTTAAAAAACAGAGTCACtgttattactattataaaatTCTTATACTCGAAATATATCTTAATTAGATCTCGAATCTCGATGTATACAACTTTTAGGGTGTTTGGCTACTGGTTAGAgtgttaaaaagtaaaaatgtt includes these proteins:
- the LOC122610940 gene encoding ankyrin repeat-containing protein NPR4-like, coding for MKTTSEACSITAALIVTIVFAAAITVPGGNDQERGTPLYKKEIAFIVFAISDAISLFSAASALLVFLSILTTRFAEIDFLVSLPRRLIIGLSALFISTASMMVAFSAILFLVFCDQRPWMLAPIGGLTCMPIAVMVTLQLPLLVDLFNSTYIPIFGKQKYIASGKFISNHPTLAYE